A window of Garra rufa chromosome 6, GarRuf1.0, whole genome shotgun sequence genomic DNA:
CCTGCGCCATCTTATGAATCCCAGGCATGAGAGCTTCATGAGTAGGGTCCACTGTAATGACTGGGCCGTCAAAACCAAATTCATTATTGTACTGGGAAGCAATAGCATCCATGATAGTGCTAGAATCAAGAGTGGGATCCACATCCAAAAGATTCCTGACAGGGGAAGGAACACTTGGAGTAGCATTGCTTTTGATAACTTCAGAAATGTTACTCTTTAAGACTGAGGACAATACTGAACGGTCAACAGAACACAATAACGTACAGTGATGATAAGCAAAGGTTCTGCCTAATTTGGCAGCAGTGCCTGAAATCTTATAATGGCCGTTTAACAAAATATCAAATCTGTCTGTCGCTTTGACATCTAGATCGGGTCTCAGTGATTTTAGGGCACTCGTAACGACTTTGAGATTTCTGTGACGGTCGTATTTTTTCTTGGAGGTGAAGAAGGTCATGTTGATGTTTCCAAAATCGTGAAAAACCGTCCCACCTCCACTGCGACGTCTCGCTAGCGGGATCCCCAAGCGTCTCATCAAGGGCAGGTTACACTCCTGCCAAGGGTTTTGATGCCTGCCTATAACAACCACAGGTGAATTTCTCCATAATAACAGCATGCTTCTGTTTTGCAGATCAACGTGATCGTGAATCCAGTCTTCTAAGGCCAGGTTCTCAAATATGCCGGTTGACGCAGATTTTAGTATGATGCCAGGTTTTCCCATATCATCGATGAAAGTTGACAAGGTGCTTTTGAAGCGAACTGATCCAGAGAGGACGCATGCCCTGTTTGACAGTCTCAAAATCATCGTTGCTTACTTTAAGACTCACGAAAAGTCTGTGAGGCGCTAATACACCACAGGTTATTAATTTCTGCTGTGTGTAAGGAAAAAGTTTAGACAATAATGCACATGAAAAACCGATCAGCAAAGCTTATGTAGTGTTTTCACACGCCTGCAGCAGCTGAACTTTGGCAACCGGGTCGACAGGATTCCGTTTCCTGTCAAAGCATAATAAAAGTCCTGCACGAGTCGAATATTAAATACGTGcaattttaagcaaaaaaaaaaaaaaaatcatggcgACATTAAATCACAAATAAGTTTTTTTGGGTCAGGGTTGGGTTGTTCCAACGTTTGTCAAATTTGTGCGTGTGTGTCTCATTTAGAAATAGAACATTTATTAAAGGAGTACGTTAAAGTACATTAAGTACATTAAGGgactagttcactttcagaacaaaaatttacagataatgtactcacccctttgttatccaagatgtccatgtatttttttttttcttcagtcgtaaagaaatggtgtttcttgaggaacacatttcaggatttctctccatatagtggacttctatggtgcccccgagtttgaacttccaaaatgcagtttaaatgcagcttcaaagggctctgaatgatacaaaaaaaaaaaaaaaacgtgacttcccactcgtgaactcgtactagagcGATGTACTCCTTAAGAGTTCTGACGGAACATAGTGCGAAATATCAATTCCAGCCCtaaggggtgcggtgtttatgcaagtagtacatggtggaaaaatagagcttaggacaatataacgttgcaatcaaataaataataacataaaaataataataattcataaatgtgcccaggcagtttggcgtgacttgcctggaacgctacaaagtcgtgagtcgtggtttgaagtggtgatttaccagttaaaaaatctgcctggaacgcagcattatctagcgaaacaatgggttattttctaaaaacatttacaatttatatactttagtttttaatctaaaaagcttgtcttgccgagctagacaagacgagcatttgaggttaagaaaGATAATAAACGGTATTTTTTTTCTagcaatcgttttgctagataagacctttctttccttggctgtgatcgtttagagccatttgaagctgcattttggaagttcaaactcgggggcaccatagaagtccattatatggagagaaatcctgaaatgttttactcaaaaaacataatttccttatgactgaggaaagaaagacatgaacatcttggatgacaagagggtgagtacattatctgtcaatttttgttctgaaaatgaagtACTCCTTTAAATATCGCTActataagaataagaataataaaaaacttaaaggcTTGAGTAAAGAAAACATGTGTGACCCAGGACCataaaacaagtcttaagtagcacgggtatatttctagcaatagccaaaaatatattgtatgggtcaaaattatcgatttttcttttatgccaaaaatcattaggatattaagtaaagatcatgttccattaagatattttgtaaatttcctaccgtaaatatatcaaaacataatttttgattagtaatatgcatcgaaaaaaacttcatctggacaactttaaaggcgattttctcaatatttggatttttttgcaccttcagattccaaattgtcaaatattgtcatatcctttattcattttataatctcaattgacccttatgactggttatgtggtccagagtcacatttcaCCACTAGGTGGTGCTAGATAATTCCTAATGCATA
This region includes:
- the lipt1 gene encoding lipoyl amidotransferase LIPT1, mitochondrial gives rise to the protein MILRLSNRACVLSGSVRFKSTLSTFIDDMGKPGIILKSASTGIFENLALEDWIHDHVDLQNRSMLLLWRNSPVVVIGRHQNPWQECNLPLMRRLGIPLARRRSGGGTVFHDFGNINMTFFTSKKKYDRHRNLKVVTSALKSLRPDLDVKATDRFDILLNGHYKISGTAAKLGRTFAYHHCTLLCSVDRSVLSSVLKSNISEVIKSNATPSVPSPVRNLLDVDPTLDSSTIMDAIASQYNNEFGFDGPVITVDPTHEALMPGIHKMAQDLQTWEWIYGRTPKFSVCTSLVVDGVTLKLDMDIKNGTVERCAIEIPEDWLPPEMVNEFTSTLNGSRYCPYETAVLVAAFMRTRSMTADVAEKIHRLCDGVVSVM